One genomic region from Frateuria soli encodes:
- a CDS encoding YdbL family protein, giving the protein MRKLVYTLLTTAMVALVGCVTINVYFPEAAAQKAADRFIGTVIDQGNAPAKEAKPTPPQEPGQPSAMLLDLLVPAAHAADNPDIRVQTPATEAIRGRMQARFQNILQGLLDSGAVGFTNDGLVAVHDAGKIPLSQRAQATAAVADENSDRNALYREIARANGHPEWEPRIRATFAKGWIERAHAGWYYQDASGAWKRK; this is encoded by the coding sequence ATGCGCAAGCTCGTCTACACCCTGCTGACCACCGCGATGGTGGCGCTGGTCGGTTGCGTCACGATAAACGTGTACTTCCCCGAGGCCGCCGCGCAGAAGGCCGCCGATCGCTTCATCGGCACCGTGATCGACCAGGGGAACGCGCCGGCGAAGGAGGCCAAGCCCACGCCGCCGCAGGAACCGGGCCAGCCTTCGGCCATGCTGCTTGATCTGCTGGTGCCGGCCGCCCATGCCGCCGACAATCCCGACATCCGCGTGCAGACGCCGGCCACCGAGGCGATCCGCGGCCGCATGCAGGCGCGCTTCCAGAACATCCTCCAGGGCCTGCTCGATTCAGGGGCGGTCGGATTCACGAACGACGGGCTGGTAGCCGTGCATGATGCGGGCAAGATCCCGCTCAGCCAGCGCGCGCAGGCGACGGCCGCGGTAGCCGACGAGAACAGCGACCGTAACGCGCTTTACCGCGAGATCGCCCGCGCCAACGGCCATCCGGAATGGGAGCCGCGGATCCGCGCGACCTTCGCCAAGGGTTGGATCGAGCGCGCCCACGCCGGCTGGTATTATCAGGACGCTTCGGGCGCCTGGAAGCGCAAGTAA